In Calditrichota bacterium, the genomic stretch CGATTCCGGGTGACCCTATGACTACTTCTCTCAGTCCATGCCGGTTGGCGTTGTTGCTAACTGCGCTGACACTTCCAATCGGTGCGATTGCCGTTGAATCGGTGTCGCCAGTTCGACTTGAGGTTCTCGAACGAGTCGGTGCCATCGACCTTGCTGTCCAACTCGATGGCTTGCAAGTCGAGCAGGTTGTGCAGGACGGATCGACCTTTGACCTTGCGACGATTGAAGGCGAGCCGACCATTGGCATCCCGGGTTACCCCGACTTGCCCGTAGTCTCCCGCACCTTGCTTGTTCCGCCAGACGCAGGCTTGAGACTGATTATCGAAGAGGTTGGGTCGTCGGTGCGAGCCTTTAGTCCGGTGATTGCTCCGCGTGAACTCCCGGGCGGCGGGTTCGAGACTATTCCTGCGGCTCTCGACTATCGGCAGATAGACGGCTACTGGCCGCCGGAACCGGTGGAACTATCCGAACCTGCTATCTTGCGCGGTCATCGTCTCGTTTCGCTGCGCTTCTACCCGCTGCAAGTGAATCCCCGCACCGGTGAGACCCGCATTAATGACCGAATCCGTATCTCAGTCCGCTTTGATGGTGAGCCGGTTAACCCGGTCATAGATCCTCGCCCCAAACCTTCCCGGTCCGTTCAGCAGATGCTTGATGGCATTGTCCTAAATCCACCGCCGCCTCGACGCGACGATTACCTCGGCGGCTCTTACCTCTATGTCATCCCCCAGGTGAATGGAATCGATGCCGAAATAGCTCCGCTCCTCGAGTGGCGCCGCCGTCAAGGGCATCGAGTTGCCGTCGCAGCGGTGCAAAACAACACTGCGATGAACGTAGTGATGACCGCAATCCGGGATGCCTATCAAAGCGACGATCCAGTCGAATTCGTCTGCCTGGTTGGTGAGGCGACCGCCGGTTCCGCACTCATCGTCCCGGCTTCGAACCAGACCGGCGACTATCTCTACACCCTTCAAGAAGGTAACGATCCGCTTCCCGACATCTCTATCGGACGACTCTCGGCGACGACCCTGGCTCAACTCCGCACCATAGTTGGGAAGATCATCCCCTACGAGAGCAATCCCAATATGCAGGATACCGACTGGTATCGGCAGGGCGCAGTCGTCGCAGGGCATATCAATAACGGGTTGAGCGAGGTCTTGAGCGCAAAGTATGTGCGCAAGGAAATGCTCGGGCAGGGTTTCACGACTGTCCGGGCCTGGCTTTGGCCGGTGGATGGTGAAATTGGACAGAATCAGCCCTTTGTCTCCAACGCCTTCGAGTGGGGTGTCTCCTGCTTCTTCTATCGCGCCTTCAACCGGATGAACGAACTCCCGATGAATGTGATCTATGACCTGCGCAATCGCGCCGGGAAGTATCCGGCGGTGATTGTCATCTCATGCAACACCGGGACGTTCGTCGCAGCGGAGAGTTACACCGAGGCCTTTCTTCGCGCCCAAGGCGGCGGCATCGGGGCGGTCGGGACTGCTACCGGCGCTACCAATGTTCGTTTCAATAACCTCGTCGCAGCCGGAACTTGGAAGGGGATCTACCTCAATCAACTCTGGTGCATGGGATGGGGCCTGAACTATGGCAAGTTCGAGATTTGGCGCACTTATGCCGGGCTGGATCAGGAATACCTGAACTTCATGGACTGGAACAACCTGATGGGCGATCCCGGCACGACAATCTGGTCGGCGGTGCCGCGAGTCGTCGATGTGGTGCATCCTAACACTTTTGCACTTGGAGGAAGCAGTTTCTCCGTCCGGGTGACCGATCGGGTCAGCGGTCGCCCCGAACCAGACGCCCAGGTAGCCCTCTACAAAGATCAGCAAGCGCTATTCCAGCAGGTGCAAAGTACCGACGCCGATGGTCGAGCCTGGTTCCACATTCCCTCCGGCTCGCTCTCGGCCGGGAGCTTGCTGCTAACGGTCACGAAGCACAACGTAAAGCCACTCCTCGCATCGATTGAAGTATCCGCGCAGAATGTCTATGTTGGGGTCGTCAGCCACACGCTTGACGACGACGCCGAGGGTGCCAGCAATGGCGATGACGATGGCGTTCCCAATCCCGGAGAAACGCTCGAACTAACCTTGCAACTGCGCAACTTCGGCAATCAACAGCCCAACGGCGAGGCGATCCTTACGGCTCGTTCGCTTACACCTTGGGCTGAAGTTCGCGGCGATCCGGTGCGCATCGAACAACTCCCGGCGGGAGGGCAGTCCGTCGAAACGACTATTATCCTGGCACTTGCTCCCTCGATTCCCGATGGGGAGGAGGTTCGAATCGCGGTTACGACCGCGGTCGGTGAGACTCAGTGGTCTTCGATGTTGCAACTCGAAGCCGTCGGCCCCCGGCTAACTGTTCATGACTTGCGCTTCGAAGGCGATCGCTTCCTGCCGGGTGAGATAAAGACCCTCGATTTGCGGTTGCGCAACGACGGCCGCCGTCCAACGGAGCCTATCCACGCCCGGTTGCTGAGCGACAGCAACGAGATCATGGTGCTTGACTCCGAGGGTTATTACCAGCCCTTCATAACCCGGCAGCCTCATGGCCTCTTCGACAGCATCTTTCGGCTGCGCGCTCATCCGATGACTCCGCCCGGCAGCGTTGCGAACCTGCGACTCTTGCTGTCCGCCGACAATGGTTTTCGTGACACGCTGCAAACTACGGTGACACTGGGCCAGCCCGGCGACACCGACCCGATCGGTCCCGATTCGTATGGGTATCTCTGCTTCGATTCCGGCGACCAAGGCTGGGATCAGACGCCGACATTTAGTTGGATTGAGATCAATCCCAACATCCAGAACCGCAATTTCAACGGCTCGGTCCTGAACCTCTCTGACGTAGGGGATAACGACGACAAGAGCGTTCTGGTCAATCTCCCCTTCCAATTCACCTATTACGGCCGCCAGTACGATCGCATTACGGTCTGCACCAACGGCTGGGCAGCCTTCGGTGACGAGCGCGAGTTCCAGGACTTTCGCAATCAACACATCGGCCAGGCGCTTGGACCTCGCGCGATGCTGCCAGTGTGGTGGGATAACCTGATCACCGTTCAGGGTGCAGCTATCTGCACCTACAACGATGCCAACGGCGGCCGGTTCATCATCGAATGGTCGGGGATGCGACGGCTTCTTGACGGTGGCGGGGCCGGCGCGCGCGAGACTTTTGAGATCATACTTTTTAATCCCGCTCGTCA encodes the following:
- a CDS encoding T9SS type A sorting domain-containing protein, with amino-acid sequence MTTSLSPCRLALLLTALTLPIGAIAVESVSPVRLEVLERVGAIDLAVQLDGLQVEQVVQDGSTFDLATIEGEPTIGIPGYPDLPVVSRTLLVPPDAGLRLIIEEVGSSVRAFSPVIAPRELPGGGFETIPAALDYRQIDGYWPPEPVELSEPAILRGHRLVSLRFYPLQVNPRTGETRINDRIRISVRFDGEPVNPVIDPRPKPSRSVQQMLDGIVLNPPPPRRDDYLGGSYLYVIPQVNGIDAEIAPLLEWRRRQGHRVAVAAVQNNTAMNVVMTAIRDAYQSDDPVEFVCLVGEATAGSALIVPASNQTGDYLYTLQEGNDPLPDISIGRLSATTLAQLRTIVGKIIPYESNPNMQDTDWYRQGAVVAGHINNGLSEVLSAKYVRKEMLGQGFTTVRAWLWPVDGEIGQNQPFVSNAFEWGVSCFFYRAFNRMNELPMNVIYDLRNRAGKYPAVIVISCNTGTFVAAESYTEAFLRAQGGGIGAVGTATGATNVRFNNLVAAGTWKGIYLNQLWCMGWGLNYGKFEIWRTYAGLDQEYLNFMDWNNLMGDPGTTIWSAVPRVVDVVHPNTFALGGSSFSVRVTDRVSGRPEPDAQVALYKDQQALFQQVQSTDADGRAWFHIPSGSLSAGSLLLTVTKHNVKPLLASIEVSAQNVYVGVVSHTLDDDAEGASNGDDDGVPNPGETLELTLQLRNFGNQQPNGEAILTARSLTPWAEVRGDPVRIEQLPAGGQSVETTIILALAPSIPDGEEVRIAVTTAVGETQWSSMLQLEAVGPRLTVHDLRFEGDRFLPGEIKTLDLRLRNDGRRPTEPIHARLLSDSNEIMVLDSEGYYQPFITRQPHGLFDSIFRLRAHPMTPPGSVANLRLLLSADNGFRDTLQTTVTLGQPGDTDPIGPDSYGYLCFDSGDQGWDQTPTFSWIEINPNIQNRNFNGSVLNLSDVGDNDDKSVLVNLPFQFTYYGRQYDRITVCTNGWAAFGDEREFQDFRNQHIGQALGPRAMLPVWWDNLITVQGAAICTYNDANGGRFIIEWSGMRRLLDGGGAGARETFEIILFNPARHPTETGDGIILYQYLEATNENARAHNDIPFCTIGIQNPDGGYGLEYTYWNTYPRGARPIASRMALKFTTSRAYRMGVVTGLITDAESGEPVPGAEIVSSGNYLGRSSEDGRYFIDDIQVGNNYSLRARATGWSDSLITGIEVTEGDTVEVDFQLLHPTFDIRPNEVGITLHSGEARQVNLTLENNGNGSLVWNVERRLPGNAGLETWDPRLSLNVGIALRDDRIEGVAFVNDSFFVCGAAGNNPNTIYVLDRDGRLERQFEQHGNSTYGYKDLAWDGELIWGSGERRVFGFTTEGELVRAFDGPTNPITALVWDAEHQLLWVAGITSNIFGVDRDGNLVRSIARGDLRIFGLAHWPEDPARRPIYVFCREINTDRQTVYRVDADERRMEFLTYLDTPQGGTTAGAEISNTWDIYNWTFVAICNNIPGQGGDRIDIYQLAQRRDWMQIAPTSGSLDAGANTALTLTLNADGLPEVLFEGELHFKHNASGGRTVVPVDLTVRAGGDFDARNLQLSSGWNLVSLNVAPPDASIEVITRPLVEAGSLVRVKDGRGRFYLPSEGFNNIPGWVVTEGYQFYLSSQAVLSVNGEPIEPNRPIDLAEGWNMVAYLPRASVPVEIAVSDIAEQLLCVKDGRGRFYLPEWDYSNMDHLREGAGYQMKAAEATRLVYNTAGRARPNVQPAREPLHFAKHNEQGEGSMSLLLLADVATAGREAGVVNENGEVVAGGVFDSDGRAGLAIFGNDPYADDIEGPREGDPLRIVLWNGEQEVEPLFEILSGQMLWIRDGITVLHITQIAAQPAAFSLTSLFPNPFNSSVRISFGLDQAGQVELTAYDLTGRRMASIFAGNSPAGSRSLVWEAGNLPSGIYLISLTSGNRRVAAKVVLAR